DNA from Acidobacteriota bacterium:
GCTTCTTCTCGATGACGTTGTGGACGGCGATCGAGGCGTGGTCGGTCCCCGGCAGCCAGAGGCAGTTGTAGCCCTTCATCCGTTTCCAGCGGGTGATGATGTCCGGCAGGGTGAAGCAGAGGGCGTGGCCCATATGGAGGATGCCGGTGACGTTGGCCGGCGGCAGGACCATGGAGAACTTGGGCTTGTCCGACGCGGCGTCGGCGACATAGAGGCCCTCGTCGATCCAGAATTTGCCCCATCTCTCCTCGACGGGCTTGGGGTCGTAGGCTTTGGCCAGTTCGTCTTTCGCGCTCATGACTTGGACATCCACTCCTTTATATCGGCCAGGACGCGGGCCCGGACGCGCTTCTCGATCTCGTGCTCCATGCCGCCGATCTCCTCCCGGACCAGGCCCCGGACGTCGGGGTCCGGCGCGGCCTCCCGCGCGGACGGGCCCCCCGGCGGCGCCGGGGGCGTCGGCCCGGAGGCGGGCGTGCCGCCCCGCCGGACGGGCTCCTCGGGGAGCGACGTCGGCCCCGTCTTCCGGGCGATGAGCTCCCGGATGACGGCGGACAGGCGCTCCGAGTCGAAGGGCTTGGCCAGGATCTCGTCGTATTCGGCCGGCGCGGCCCGGTCGCTGTCGAGGCACTCGAACGAGCCCC
Protein-coding regions in this window:
- a CDS encoding response regulator, which encodes MPYKIVVADPSPSVQKAAPLVFPEPEFRVFVFDDGASLLESVAEIGPDALVVSLTLPGREGYDVARTLRSRKELASVPLVGLRGSFECLDSDRAAPAEYDEILAKPFDSERLSAVIRELIARKTGPTSLPEEPVRRGGTPASGPTPPAPPGGPSAREAAPDPDVRGLVREEIGGMEHEIEKRVRARVLADIKEWMSKS